TGGGACTTGTTCCTCCAGCTGGCCTTCGCCCTGTTCTTCGGCAGCCTCGCGGGGACGACCGCCGCCTACCTGCCGTCGTCGTCACGACGGCGCTCGCATCGAGGCAAGAGCGGACAGCAGGCCAGGACGCGTCTAAAGCGGATCCAGAAGCAGCCCGCCATCCGGCGAGTAGAAGTACTCGCGCACATGCCGAGCCCAGTCTTCGATCTTCGGGTCTTCCCGGGGAACGACCACAGACTCCAGCGTGACCAGCTCGCATCCCCACGCCGGCTCTTCGGAGAAGTCACTTCCCGGACCCGCCAAGACCCAGCTTTGAACTCCGCTCCCGGCGTTGTCTTGACACAGAGGGGAGCCATGTGCGGACGTCCGTGGCAGCTGGCCGGAGGGAGCCTCGAGGACGTCAGGGTTCGCGGATGCCCCGTCAGTTTTCAGACTGTCGCGGCCACGTCCAAGCGGGAACCTCACGGATCGGATGCAGCTGGTCATCGCTCTCGGCATGCGAGTTCTGCTGGGCCACGCGGGCGCCGAACTCGAGATGTTCGCGCACGGCCGCGCGGAATGCGTCATCGTCCGGTAGGCCGGCTTCATCGATCGCTTCGAGGTAAAGGGCGACAAACCGCTCCCGCTGCTCGTCGGTGATCTTCAGATGTCGGTGGACGTCAATGATGTACTGAAATCCCAGTCCAGTGGTGAACCTGTCGGGGCCGCCGAAGGACTCGGCGGTGAACCACGTGAGGTGTTCGACATGGCTCGGCTGGCGAGCGGGGAACACGCTGCGCAGCACCGGGTCGTCCAGCACCTTGGTATAGAACAGTTCCTCCAGACGATGCAGCGACACGCCGCCGCCAGCGAATTCGTACAGAGTGGACATCAACTCGTCCTTCGTTGCCTGGACTGAGCGACTGGGTGCGCTCTCTGAAATCCGATCGCTGCGACCGTACCTCTTTGTGACAAGCATGGTGGCCTACACAAAGCCGCAACGTCCGGTCATCGACATGCCCGGACCTCCGTCAGGCCCACTCCTAATGACCGGCGCAGCGTGTGCATCGGGCCAGATGTGCGTACCTGTGATCGTGGCAGGTGTAGGTGTGGTCACGCCTGGCCTTCAGCTCCACCGGTAGCGAGTTTGGGACGACTCGTTGCCGGTGGCGAAGGCGAACCCCTTGTCCGGCTGGACTCGGTAGAGGTGGACATTGCCGGTCCGAACGGCGTCGCCCAGTTGATACCAGGTTCCGTCCTCGCGGGTGAGCTGCCAACCGTAGGCCTGTTCGAACGCGGTCGCCACGGTTTCCCTGGTTGCCTGGTCGGTGATCAGGCTCGCAGTGCCTTCAATGATGTAGTCGACGCCGGTCAGGGTATCGGTTCCGGTGGTCAGCGCGCAGTGCTGGTTGGCGGCGAGGTTCTTGGCTTTCTGCTCGTTGTCACCGGTGGTGAACCACATCGCGTCGAGCGCCCAGATAGCCAGCAACGGTGTCACGTGGGGGCGTCCGTCCCGGCGCACCGTGCACAGCTGGAATTTCTGGATCCGACGTAGTGCCCATTCCGTTGCCTCCCACGGCGTCGGGCTGGCACCTGGTGAGGAGAACGGACCGAGACTGGCGTGCGGCAGGTTCGAGTCGCCGGCCGTATGAGTGGACATCGTGTCCTCCTTGTGTCGTCGTGGACTCCGCCCCTGGCTCGCCGGCTGGGGGCTTATCGTGTCCCGGAGAGATAGTCGGCCAGGAGCGTAGTGACCGACAGCGCGGTGTCGAAGGTGGGAACGAGCCGGGTTTTCGTCAACGCGAAAGCGACCCCTCGCTCGGGGTCCGCGTAGGCGTAACTTCCGCCCCCGCCCGGCCATCCGAACGCCGCCGAGTTTTCCTCGGCTCGGGTGCCGATCCTGCCGAGCGGGAAGCCCAGCGCCATCCGTACCGGACTACCGAAAATCTGATCTACACCTTCGAACGCGAGCGCGGACAGTTCTGCCAATCGCGCGGAGTTCACGAGTTTGCCCTGCAGCACGCCGTTGTACATTGCGGCGAGGCCGTGCGCAGTGGCGATACCGACCGACGGTATGTCGGCGCGCAGGATCTGGCTGTTGTTGCCGAAGTCAGCACTCGGCCGGCGTTCCCACGGCGCGAGGATCGCCTCAGCGTCGTCCGAGTCGGGTGGCCATTGCTGCGCCTTCTGCTCCAG
The nucleotide sequence above comes from Micromonospora luteifusca. Encoded proteins:
- a CDS encoding group II truncated hemoglobin, encoding MSTLYEFAGGGVSLHRLEELFYTKVLDDPVLRSVFPARQPSHVEHLTWFTAESFGGPDRFTTGLGFQYIIDVHRHLKITDEQRERFVALYLEAIDEAGLPDDDAFRAAVREHLEFGARVAQQNSHAESDDQLHPIREVPAWTWPRQSEN
- a CDS encoding pyridoxamine 5'-phosphate oxidase family protein translates to MSTHTAGDSNLPHASLGPFSSPGASPTPWEATEWALRRIQKFQLCTVRRDGRPHVTPLLAIWALDAMWFTTGDNEQKAKNLAANQHCALTTGTDTLTGVDYIIEGTASLITDQATRETVATAFEQAYGWQLTREDGTWYQLGDAVRTGNVHLYRVQPDKGFAFATGNESSQTRYRWS